Below is a genomic region from Anoplopoma fimbria isolate UVic2021 breed Golden Eagle Sablefish chromosome 20, Afim_UVic_2022, whole genome shotgun sequence.
TGGCtctatttaaaacagttttgttGGCATTGCAAACCTGAACAGGTGCAACCTAAAAAGCTGATCAGCCAGTgccagttttgtgtttttttaaactcaacaacgcatatattattattattattattattattattattattattattattattattattattattattattgtattaatcaAAACACAGCAGATACCAGCTTtaggaatgtttttgtttttgggagGGAGAAGATGCCAAAAAGGACGTGAGATAGATCAAAATGAAAGCGACACAAAAGgacagctgttttgtttttccccagCTACATTTTACAGCTTTCTTATCATCCATGGCAGCAATTGATTGATAAAAGTGTGAGCCCTTAAGATTTTTGAATGAATCTGCAGAGACTTAAATCTTGCTTGACATGAAACAATTATCACTGAACACATTTTGTTAATGCAGTTGGCACCACAGAGTCTTTCTTTCCTGGCATTTTTACGAACCGCTTTCAGATAGCAAGACTGAAGAGTCTAACGTCATGCTAGTGGCTCGGTGAGGCTGTATTTAggcacacacacggacacatgctaacatgctaacatgctcacaatgacaaagGTTATATAGGTATAATGTTCACGATGTAAACCATCTTATTTTTGCATGTTagcataaaaacattataactAAATACAAAGTAATGATGGGTATGTCaattttgcaggtatttggtcacaCACCAAAGTATTGATTTCTAATTACTGATGATGGCGctatatgaaatattaaaatattaatattaaagtaATCTCTTAAAGTGATCAAACTGATCCCTCCTCAGGGGACaagaatgtctgtaccaaatatCATGACAATCTGACaaaaagatatttcactcaaaaccacatgTCAGCCTCCTGCTGAAAAGAGGAATAGTCAGTTAATCACCAAGGTCATCAGGTTACATCATGTAGGACGCAAAATATCTGTAAAAACTTTCAAGGCATTCCATCCAGTAGTTGTTCAGATTTTTCAAGTTTGGACCATGTTGATTGACCAAACAAAAGACGGACAACGTCCCGTTATCCACATGGTTTGTTTGCTTAGTGTATGTCTTCTGGTTTGAATACGCAAACAACACACCTTGTGATTACAATTTGTTCTCACAGCtctaatataataaatatctgATGTTCCTTGTATGCATCAAAACAGTCCCTGCTCAAAACGTTTGACCAAAAGCTAAAGTTGACTTTATGCTCAATGTGATGTAAGTATCATATCTCTGCCAGCTGATCTTCAAACTGCAGTGAAACCATTAGCTGCCTGGACAGTAAGGTAAACACATTAATCAGTCTGATAGCTTATGGTTTGCTTTGCAAAATGGGTGGCAGCAGAAGTTAATGGGCTGAAACATGCAAAAACCACCGGCATGGTCCTCTGAGTACCCCAGCGAATGTCTTTATTGATAGTCGCTGCAATGCAACTGTTGGTGTACATCTGCATGTGTAACAGAAAATTTCAGGGAGGAAGTAAAATGTCTCACTCTTGTTAGTTGTCTTCTTGAATATGACTGCATTCTCCCCAGAGGTGAAGAATTTGAAGTAGGTGCAGTTGGTTTCTGTgggtaaataaaaatatcacacaaagagatcaccaacacacaaacacacacacacacacacacacacacacacacacacacacacacacacacacacacacacacacacacacacacacacacacacacacacacacacacacacgcctatGGATAGCTGCTGGTCTTCTGTTATGTGCCTCCTATGCATCCATGCACTCTGTCCTTCTAGGCATCATTCCTATTTATATCCAAGTGTCGAGCATTAGCTGGAAAacccagagacacacacactgctacacaCACCGCTACACACaccgctacacacacacacacacacacacacacacacacacacacacacacacacacacacacacacacacacacacacacacacacacacacacactgcccagCACTGCACATATGGTACGGCCAGAGAGGGTGAAAAACAGCAAAGTAGGTGGATGGCAGAGGGGAGAAAGTGaggtagacagagagaagggGCAGATGGAGGACAGAAAGGGGGAGGCGTGGCTGTTCAAGAAGAAGAGAGACTGAGGGGAAGGGGATATGTGGGATGAGCGAATGATGAAGGGGATGCAGGAAATATGGATAGAGGCTCAAAGGATGCGATAGCGGGTAAAAGGAGGAGTGAGTTTGGGGGCAGATGGAAGGGGTGGTGAGTGAAGGGGAAAAGAGAGGGGAGCCACAGATGGAGAAGGAGGTGAGGGGAGCAGGAGATGTCAAGAGggggaggaaacacagaggGGTTGGTTAATACTGCATTAGACATACACTCTCCCTCAGtccctgtctgtccctcttCCTCGTTTCCCCCTCTCTATATTTAGACAAAAACTGTGAAGTAGTCAGATTCCACTTGGCTTCACAAGCGCATAGTGATGACTTTCACCCACTGAATATTATGTGGTCCAAGATGACCACATGcttgtgaacaaacacacactcacagtcacacatttctttcacacacaaatatgtttgtgtctgagcacatttgcaaacatttttactgaagCAGACACACCATTTATCAGCttactgatttttttaacacattatgCTATCACAGTCAACTGCCTTTGCTCTTGCTTCCCCTGCTGAGGCTGTAATTATTGAGCTGTCATGTCTCCCTCTCCAGCAGGCAGCGAAGACGGATTGCCGTTTTTGAGATGACAGGCACGGCATCAGCAGGGCCGCACTTTTCTCGGGACGGGAGCCAAAGGCATGTAAATAGCGATGTGAAACAGAGAAGCGGAGATGGCAAAAACAGTTGTTTTCCTCCAAACATGACGAGCCCACGGCCATCTGCGCCGGGCGGCGTGGGCCAACAGTGTTAGGATGTGTGGGAAAGACTGTCAGAAGCATACTGGCTGCTCTAGCGCACCAAAAGACCATCTCAGAGAGACACATATATATCTACTAGCAACCAGAGATGAAGGACATGTCGACTGGTAAGATGAATTAGCCCTTGACATTTGAATGGAAAAACAATCTTGTCACACATCATTCAAGGTGATGCATGTGAAtagtgtttatgtttatatgtgatCTACCTGTATGTCTGCTGGATGAggagatgatttttttgtttctctgtctcagAAGATTCCCTGAGATGGACTATGATTCCAAGAGCAGAACCTTGTAAAGCCTGCCTTGCCTAGCTCTATCTCACTTCTCCCAATACCTgcccctctccatctccagaCTCGCTTTTCAGACAGAAGTAGGTCACTGTGGAGATAATCAACACCCTCTGGTGAACCTAACCATGGTCAAGTTGAATAAAGTGCTTTTAGAAAGGAGCTGTCACAACTCTAAACATGGctgtttgtactgtgtgtacaaCAGGAGATGATTAGGTACCCAGTCAAGGGAAAAACTTAAAATCGATGCCTCATTTCACTGACAATGTTATGAATCACAAAGATTAAATCATATAATGCTAAAAGTACCTGCATGCTGCTTTGTGTTGTTACAATAGCAATAGAATTGAGAATAGCTTTACTGTGGTCCTGCTGGTGCTCTGTTTCCACGCATCGTATTTCTTTAATGACTCAATTTGCACATTATCTGTAGGATGACCTAGATACATATGTATGCAGGCTGTTTAACATACACAACTATTCTTTCTCCACCCCTTTACAAGATTACAGTTGATGTGCATGTATATACAGGGAGAAATGACTTTAAATGTTTATCAAAAATCATGACTATGTTGCTCAGAAATAGTGTTGGCATAGATTTCCTCAGTCCCTTATGGGCTCAGATAAAAGACCTTCCGATGTAAGCGTATTCCCAGAGGGCATACATTATATTAGTTATGCCTGCTCCCTCTGTTTTCACAGTGACGGCAAAGAAAAATCGTGAGTATTAAGAGTACACGTTTTTTCCTCAATGATGTCAACGACTTGCTACCTTTCAGAAACATCCTTTGACCCTTTTCTATTAATTCACTTTCATACTGAGGCACGTTCTGTACAGCGGAGGCCGCCTCAAGGTAGACTTGCATGGCCGGGCAATTCAGATTGCAGGGAAGCATACATGAGCAGACAgtcggagaaaaaaaacagacatgccCTCCAGAAACCTCACCTGCTCACCTTCTagacagcacagacagacagacagacagacagaagaacacaaactcatacagacacacaaacactcgaGTAAGAGATCTCACCTCCAGGTAgttcagcagggccacagctcGTCCTCTCTGGGTCTATGTCGGCCACCCATAGGGTGTGGATGCAGCCCTTCCACAGCCCGTAATGGGCCATCTGGCAGGTCTGGTTGCCGCTGAAATTCTTTGGTTGGGCCAGCTCCACCCAAAACTCTGTCCCCATGCCCAACACTGTCAGGGTCACTCCAATGATAGACACAAATAAGGCCAGCTTGATCTTTCCCTCCTGGCTGTCACTCATCCTGTGGGTCCTCCTCGGTCCCCTTCCACCTTTTATCCCACCCAAACCCCCACTTTGTCCAGCCCCTGCCACCCCGACACGACCGTCCTCATCCTGCTGTACGAAGAAGTTGGACCACATACTAATATCAAGGCCAGGCTCAAGGAAGACCAGAGGAAAGAACAGGGCACTTGGGCTAAATGTTACAGGAGCAAATAATAGATGCAAAAATGCAAGGGTGGTTTAGTAGGAAGAAAATGGGGAGAGGTTTGTGAAGAAGGTGCAGGTTTGGAagtcttgttttaaaaacagtaaacaaaaaagatgaGACACAGCTATAACCTCTCCTGTGATGGATGGTAAAATTGAGCAAAAGCAGTCAGGGGAACAAAGGGTAAAGTGAAAATAAGTGGCCAGAACAATGAAATTAGACAGAAAGAGATATGAACAGAGCTACAACAAAGTGGGGAGGGGATGGATGAAGTAAGGTAATTATGAAATGGGAGGAGACGGAGGCAAGGACcagtgtctgtttttctgtccagTCCCCTGAAAttgagagaggaaacagaaagatGAAAGAGCAGCCAGCATATGCTTCACGAGAGCAAAATCCTTTCATCGCCAGCGTAATATTTAATTTCCAAGAGCTTTATCAGCATCTACAGTATTCCCTTCTTAAAAGCCATATGACATGCTCTCAGCCAACAATAGATTAGCCATATGGCGTCTCCCTGAAAGGCACATTTTGCTTCAGATAAAGAAACAATTGGGCCTGTTGAGCTGGTGGAGTTGGATGGTTTGGGTTCAAGGTGAGAGATAAAACCGCAGCGTCAGACTGGACCACCCATCTTCTATTTTCCCAGAGGATTGACAACAGAGCTCTTCCCAGAACAGGTACACTATCTCTGGCTAAGACACAGATCCCCTTTGATCTGAGGGGATAATGGGTTGCTACAAATACGTCCCATCCTGCATTACGTGTACCAACAAACACTTGGAATCTGAAGCCATGACTGTCTTTTTGAGACtgcatgtgattgtgtgtgtgtgtgtgtgtgtgtgtgtgtgtgtgtgtgtgtgtgtgtgtgtgtgtgtgtgtgtgtgtgtgtgtgtgtgtgtgtgtgtgtgtgtttgtgtgtgtgtgtgtgtgtgtgtttcggtgTATGGCATATTCACTCTAAGTGGGTCCGGGCTTATGGAGTTGTTCCTGTTATTCCAAACTGTGAGCAAGGGGCCTTTGAAGCAGTTTAAACAACGTGAGTGACAGGGCGCGACGGACCCTGCTCTGCACAGGGTGCATGAGAGGTGATAATTCATGCCTGAACCCTCTGACAGAGAGGGGGCTGCAGTAATTAACTCTGCTGCGCAGTCCAACAGGTCACATAGTGCAGGCAGGAGGCATGGCCAGTCAGGAAGGCAGCAGGCCACACACAGTTGTCGGATCACTTAATTCAGAGTTTTGCGCAGACAGCATCAGAGGTTTTGTATAGGCAATGCACCACATGAAGCCACTAAGTGCAATTCTTTTGTGTGCAGTACTTtgcagtatataaatataacgaGCAGTATGCTGTATATATTTAGTTATCGTGAGTTTTGCAGTATATTCCCAACGTATCCTTATACAGGCCTCCAATTAGCTTGAAGACACTTATTTGTACAACAGAAATTTGCAGAACAACATGATAAGATTATATCATAGTAATATTACTTTGCAAAAAGTTGATAAATAATTTCAATTTACTGCCCGATCCTAATTTATAGTAAGCACTGTAAAGGAATATAATCGTCTAATATTAAGCGCTAAGCTTTATTAAATGTCTCTAATGGACCAAAGGTTAAGAATAGCAGCCATGAGATGAAATACTCCTCCAGCGTTAACTGTTATAAAGAATATCAAAACTGCAGCTGCTGACAGCCAAGTTAGCAGTCATAGGGTTACAAACCTTGATCAAATTACATCCATATTAACGATCAGAGGGGTCAGAGCACACCAGGCTACTCTACTGGATGCTCACTTTATACTTAAACATTATCTTAAGCTGTGTATAAATGCGTGTCTTAGAGGTTGATGATGCAACCCAAGCTATAATGGACTGACTTAAGttctgcagcagctgagtgGATGATTAGCTTATACACACAGGGGCATTTTACGAGAGGAAAATAATGGTCTCTCCCAACATTTCACcaaagacagacacagtcaCCGGTGTGACATGTGGgcataaaaaagcaacaactaGCTAGGTGAAAAGAAGAGTAAGTCTGACCTGTTTGGTGTGTTGTTCAGTTCAGGAGGAAGAGACGCTTGAAACTTAATAGAGGGGGAGAGTGGTGATGGGAGagttagtgagagagagagagggaaggggaggTACATGAGGGTTATGGAAAGTGAGTGTAACAGGGGAGGGGGCTGCAGTCTGGTTCGTTAACACTGttgatgattacattttttttgtttgcactgCTGCTTTCCCCTCAGACGCCATCGACAATCTCAACATGTTTGAATATTAAATCAAGGAGCAGAGGTGCTGCCAGGGGGTCCGGTCACATGATAACAGCCATGCCattatgattaaaaacatgtcTGTATCTGTGATAtccttgctgtgtgtgtgtttgtgtgtgtgtgtgtctattttaGACAGCCACCTGTTAACGACATTAAGTAAGGGTGAAGGAGGAGCCTGTGTTTATATGAGAGGGGCCAGGATGGCGTTTTACAGCAACACTATATACTGTGAGGTAAGTGCAAATCTGACCCAGAGACACAGAGTGAAGAGGAAACGGAGACGCAGAGAGGGAAAAACATAAGTGCAAGACAAAACAGAGAGATGGGAAATTGAGGTGAAAGGTGGattagaaaaaagtaaagaaaccCTCATGTCTGAGATATGTACTACACTGgtttaaaaatggtttaaaaaagaaaatcaatgtgCAGCTCCATTTCATTCCTCACCGAACAAGATCCAGAGAGATTTCAGAGACTCAGTCTGGTCCTGTGGAAAGCTTTACTTTTGGCCCAGCTCCGCTTGGATCCTCCACAGTTTAGGTAACATACGTGGCACAGCGAGAGGGAGGCCAACCCCAGCGGCCAGCCACACTCAGGGAGGGTAGGAGAGGGGGGTTGATGCAAACTGAGAGTGAGTCAAGGACATAAATGAACAGGAGAGAATCGGAGAAAAGGGACGAAACAGGCTGTAGGCTGTGGcaggtaaaataaacacctacaATGTCCAAAACAGTCAAATTCCTGCTCCTTTTCAAGGAGAGATGGCTGTTGAAGCCACCATGCAGTTTGCAAATGGACTTCTgcagagagaatgaaacatGTTGGGTACATGACAGCCAGGATTAATTGATCATCTAGAGTATATCTATCTGTTTTAATGCAcatatgtgtgtctgtccctaaaaatgactttgtttctAATTATGCAGCCTAACTCTGCTCCTCCATCATATGAGATTGATAGAAAGTGTCCACAGGCAGTCCAAGGCCATCAATAATCTACAGTATGCTGATATGAAAAATCTTGTCTCCACATCACTCAACTGGCCCTGTCAGCAGTACTGGTTTACGCTTGAGCACACTAAACTGCACACATGTGTTCTCGTGTATGCAGCCATGCGCACACTGACCACACATGTGCACATTACAGCTGCAACCATTTCTTACTCTGACGTTGCAAAGTAATGTTGAGAGTATTTGACCGATTAGAGCATAAGTCTTATGTCTTGCTCTTCTCTATCTTGTATTtttcttactgtcaacaaatccatgaAGCATTAAAAGACAAATCAATGAATTGATCCGCTCTGTATCGTTGTCCAAATTCAATCATGTGTCTTTAAGTCACACTGGACAACATGGGCACcgagtttattttctgtcaattgcACATAAGTAAGATGCTTGTGTATTAAATACTAGCTAGTACACCAAATCAAATCAGCATCTGAATATAGTCCCCAATAAACCCACTATTTACTTAATTTTAATGGAGTCATAATGTTTGCAAAGCACCCAGCTGTTTAagtaaatgctttattttatttttggaataaaAGCATATATTTGTGACCTGTACTTAAAGATTCCTCTTTGGGAAATTCAAGCGCGGGGCAGAGAACCACAGACAGTCTGGGAAAGTATCGACACACTCttttgacaataacaaaaacatggaatatgttgggttttttttaacaacattatCATTAGCTCTGCTCTGTTCAAGTGTCCCAGTGTGACATTGAGCCAACATTCACAATGCCAGGACCCTGAAAGTAATGCATCTAAATTGAAATCAGCCGTTAGTAATTTTATCATCTACACCTGTGCGTTTTCCTATTGTGgcttgtcaaaatgtcttctgtaaaaaaatcccttttcacATTAAACCTGAAATCTCTCTGTGCCAGTGTTTTGAGAGTTATTCCTATGTCAAAGTCCTTTTTTGTGTAACGTTTCCACAAAAGAATCTTTTAACTCCCATACACAGAGTGCAAACTGCCATATGTACACAGAGTACTGAATTCATCGTTCTCCAGTGTTGCACTCTCCCACTGCTGCAGTGTTCTATCTTTCTGAATGAGGATCAATGGGGAGGCATTGCCCAGAATGACAATGACCATCACCAGAGTTTTACATTCACCACTAGAGGGAGATGTATT
It encodes:
- the cacng6b gene encoding voltage-dependent calcium channel gamma-6 subunit, coding for MWSNFFVQQDEDGRVGVAGAGQSGGLGGIKGGRGPRRTHRMSDSQEGKIKLALFVSIIGVTLTVLGMGTEFWVELAQPKNFSGNQTCQMAHYGLWKGCIHTLWVADIDPERTSCGPAELPGETNCTYFKFFTSGENAVIFKKTTNKKLNLAAAILALLSLTMMVMGSICIAMSLNKGVAFFLKPASFCFILSGVLVLLSILIFHQSVLSLLSSDHTIPLHHELSWSVACVGSAGAILIFGGCLFIILSLPFSPWQKCWPDKNSAT